A stretch of DNA from Chanos chanos chromosome 11, fChaCha1.1, whole genome shotgun sequence:
AGACTGTTTAAATAGACTGATCCTTTAAAATGCTGGGCTGATTATATAGATTTACACAAATTACATTTAGGCAAAGTCTGAACTAATTacttttcactgttgttttggatcgattctttttttattgattgTCCCTAGATTGGTTCTGGTCTTTAATGACTCCCAACTGACATTCTTAGTTTGTGCTCCATGATTCACAGATGTGTAACAACATAATAGTTTTTTCCTGATTTACTCCTGCTTTGAGCAGATATAAAACGGAGCTCAAAAGAGAAATTAATGCTGCACCAAACATAGAGACTGCTGTTGTAGTACTGGTTCACTATAcgagccttctctctctctctctctctctctctctctcaggatctgGTGGATGATCTGAAAGGTGAGCTGGGTGGAAAGTTTGAGATGCTCATTGTGGGACTGATGACTCCACCCATCTTATATGATGTCACATCACTTAGGAACGCCATTAAggtatacacgcacgcacatacacacaaacacacacacaaacacagtcgtAATGGTAATGGTGTGTTATACAGTATGATAATGAGGTGTGgactgttgtctcctcagggGGCGGGGACTGATGAAAAGGTGCTGATTGAGATACTGGCATCGAGAACAGCCAATGAAGTTAAAGAGATCATCAGTGCATACAAACAGGGTAAGAGTGAGAAATCAATGATGCCACGGAGACATAAGCTTCAAATTTGCGCACACAACGTATTTTGAATTTGTAtatttctctgtgagtgtgctgttaATCTTGTGTGTCATcaagaacgtgtgtgtgtgtgtgtgttgtgttgtagagtATGACAATGATTTGGAGGAGGATGTGACCGGTGACACAGGAGGTCATTTTAAGAGAATGCTGGTTATTTTactgcaggtaaaaaaaaaaagagaaaagaaaagaaaagacaagaaaaatcaGTGAAACAGTGATCACTAGGACAATAGTGAAAATGTTGTCATAATCATcatcttttgtgtgtgctctttcCCAGGCCAGCAGGCAGCAAGGTATCCAGGAAGGCAACGTTCAGAGTGACGCACAGGTCAGTGGTACATTCATTTATTCTGCCACGACATACCTTACAGCACAGGGAGAATACATTTTTCTACACGCCTCTTCATGTCGTAAATTTAATAGACTATACACCACTGCTATGATAAACTATAAAATCCCATAGTCTCCCATAATGCTCCTCCAGAGGATACTATAGCTAAggctcatttgtttttatttttgcttctattttttttttttttttaattttttttattttaccaatGTTCCTGTGAAAATtactggcatttttttttaccactggcTGGATTGAGCAGCCTTGGAAGAAACAGTTGACAAAGTGCTTACCATTGCCATCGCACTTCAGCGCCTCCTAGTGTCAATGGGATGCCTGCGCGGCTGCAGGTGAATCCAAGGAAACACTGTGGGCCTTCCCACGTTGTACGTTCCCATGGAACCACGTGTAAACTagcaggtgaaaaaaaaccGATAGTTGGCTTTGCATGCTTTTGATAGATGCAGGCACCAGCCCTTCACCCTCCTTGACAGGTGGGACAGGGATGGTGCATTTGGTGGAGGAAACATAAAAATGGTCGTTTCAAATTGGGTTGACAATTTAAGAGAAAATTTCAAAGAggtgaaaattaaaaattgaaaagtcaaaaattaaaatgtggaaaaaatgagAGTGAATTACCGGAATGCTTCGTTGGGCCAGTTTGATTGGTTAAAAATGAGCCTGGAGGACAAtcttgagaaaatgaaaatcggGAGATGACTGTTCAGGGTCAGACAGATTTGAAATGATTAGAAGAACAAAATATAACGGGAGAAATTAAGTTTTAGCTGCAAATTATATGTGTTGCAGGTACATCTGTGTTCTGTAGTACACTACAATGGAAACTGCTTATAACGATCACGTCCGTCCGGGTTGAATTGATCACTGCAAGCGGACGATCATTATAACAGACCCCCgccattttctttatttcccaTGCAGATTACGATCTGATTGACATTTGTATGTAATGAAACGGACAGCGTCGCTACTTACGGAATTTTATGGACTCCTTCAAAATACAGTGGgcctacagctgtttcaaacaCGTTTCggattacagtactgtacaaattaaattacCGAACTGTGTATACTTCAAATACACTGTAATacattacagtactgtatataaaatatcGCTTATTGTAGATCAAATTATAATTCGGCTATGGTTTAAACGTAAAAGTATTGTGTGGTTTACAGAGTACAGTAACGTCAGTAGTGCAAATACAGTCTTAGGCACGGCTTGGCCGGGGTTTCAGCCCATTTCTCAGTTTAACAGAACTGAAACTGTAGGCTATCAATGCCGAGCTGGTTgcagagtttgaaatcaaatttattcgtaaaatattctgaggaaCACCAAGTTTCGCTGCTGCACCTCGTTCGATGATGCAGCCTCGTAAGCTTAGATAATTCTACGTTTGTCAGTTAGAgaaatttctttcttcttcctgtcGTCATCTCTGTGCTCGCTGCATTAGCCTGAAGTGGCTAGTGGAAAGCAGACGGATTACAGCGAGAGGCTTATCAAAGTACAGTGTAAAAAAAGGATTAACgtagttttaatttttatccATATGTTGTCGTGTataaaaagacccaaaatgaaCACAGTAATCGGACTATTTGATTACTATAAGCgaattatacagtactgtacttgGAATGATTCTGTCCCTAGTTTCTTGATCCATATAAGCGGTTGATCACTATAACTGTGATCACTATAATCGGTTTCCACTGTATATCCATTTCACAATATAATCTGTATATtcagatcaaataaaaaaagaaagaaaaagaaacactgatcCATGCTTACattgaaaaacaatgaaaataaaataatgagacTCGACTTGAGTTCATGTAAGTagtgtaatatcatagtatatgtAGTATCATGCTCTCAAGTTATACATCAGGGTATTAATCACAGTGTGCTAGCATAGCATGTCATGTTACACTGATTGCTTTACAGCGATAGTCTTGGTATAACTTTCTCTATCACATTATGTGTAATTGTGCAACTTATAAtacctctgcatgtgtgtgtgtgtgtttgtgggcatgtgtgtgtgtgtgtgtgtgtatgcatctgtgtgtctgagacaggcCTTGTTTGCTGCAGGTGAACAGAAGTTTGGGACAGATGAGGATCAGTTCATCACTATTCTGGGCAACCGCAGTGCTGCTCATCTCAGGAGAGGTCTGTCTCACACAAGCCTCGACTCCGCTCTTCCCTCTTTTCCATTTTGGGGAAAAGACTACTTTGGGGGTGGACTACAGTGCATTTATGCATCTTTTAGTTGTGCATTTTATCtacttatctatctatctatctatctatctatctatctatctatctatctatctatctgtctatctatctatctatctatctatctatctattgccGAGGTGATCACATGATTTTTTTATctattaactgtaaaatgtcGCTGATGTCTGTTTAGCTCTGGTAGTAGTGTTTTAGTCATTTGGTTACTTCGTGGGAGAGTCAATTATGTAaatacgtgtgtatgtgtgtgtgcatttgttttgggATAGTGTTTGCAGAGTACATGAAACTGTCTGGATATGAGATCGAGGAGAGCATACAAAGAGAAACATCTGGAAATCTGCGAGATGTGCTCCTGGCTGTGGGtaagatgcagacacacagtggcTCCTTCAGTTAAGCATCATCACATGGCAACATCacaagatacaaaaaaaatctcttctctctctccgtctctctctgtccctctctctctctctctctctctctctctctctctctctgacagtgaaaTGTGCCCGTGGCGTTCCTGCCTACTTTGCTGAGAGTCTGTACTATGCCATGAAGGTGAGAATGGAAACAAGATatctcaaaataaatatttgtatatatataacaaaacataacaaaacagatCTGGTTGCCTCTTGAGTTGGATTATATGTAATGTGACTTTAAGTCTATGTGTAACTTGGGTATATTTTAATATGCCAGTGTGTCAGTTGGTGTATGGTGATGAAAGTTTATCTTTGTGGACTTGTAGGGAGCAGGCACTGATGACCAAACTCTGATCAGGATCATGGTTTCCCGCAGTGAGGTTGACATGCTTGATATAAGAGCAGAGTTTAGGAGAATGTTCCCCACTTCTCTGCACAACATGATCAAGgtaatcactcacacacacacgcacgcgcacacacactaacatgaTTAGTTTTTGAAAAACATAACAGAATTTCAAGTCAGGTGTGTTTCTGAGGGCTATATACAGTTATATAGAAAAATACATCTAAACTTTATAgaacaatacattttaaaaaacaaatcctGTAAATCTAAGTGCACCCTCTTGTGGTTCAAAGAGTGTATTTCAGCtgcctctttgtgtttgtgtatgtgttgcagAATGATACCTCAGGTGACTATCGTAAAGCTCTGCTCCTTCTATGTGGTGGAGACGATGCATAAATCTTAATGCTACCCCCCAGTGATACCACTCTCAGCAGTCAGCAATAATGGAACAATAGATGGACATATCCACCCATTCAACATTGCAATAATCTACACAGAGTCTCAAAGTCCTAAATCATGATATGCCATATCAGTGGACACTGTGGTGCTCCTCTAAACTAATCTATTTTAAACCAGGCAGATATTACAATCTGTATTAAAACACAAGGTTTGGGATTTGGATCAACTAATGGAGATAATATTTAGTGAGTGCTCCATTTTGCCCCctcccaaaacaacaacaacaacaacagcaacaagacaTTATGCTAACATTGTGTTGAGTTTCACCCCTCATATTATTATAACTTATGGTAGTCAATGATATGTGGTAAACAGTGCACATGTAACTCAGTTCTCTGTGCTTATGAATACTAACAGCAAAAACATGTAACAAATATTAATAACCTATTATAAGTCGTTACAACAAaattgttttgtatgtgtgcttttcacattttagcatattttgtgtatttgaagAGCTACATTATGAAGAATAAATTGGTAATGGAAGTGGAAAGTAGTTTGATTAAGTCTAGATTAagacacagagaaggaaaataaaGGAATGGTTTTATACAATTATATGAAAGTACAGACTGTCCTCAGTATTTCATAGAACATGTTATCCGAACTGAAGTTTTCTTGAATAAAGAGTGAACATATTTCaagtctgtttcatttcatatgCAATACATGCACAATGTTTCTTCAGATAGTCTGTTAACTGCAAAGTGTAGACTTCTATTTGACTGTCAAGAATGCCCACTGAGAGGCAAAACCATCACACCATGAAAAGACAGCACAGGATGAGGTAAGCCCTGACCATAAATATATCTGACAAtgacaaagattttttttgaaagtgtaGAAGGCCATCAAATTTCTGTAATTAGATCATTTCACAAAAGGCAGTTTTAGATTCTTGAAAGTTTAAAAAGCTGACTGgaattcattttgaatgtgttttaaggAAAAACTAAAATTGCAACACTGCAGAtacttttaaataattattctCACAGGTGTATGAGAAAAATATCTCAATTCTGATCAGAGATGTTGAGATTATCTGTTGGGATGTTCTTCTTTGGCATGTTTATAAATAGACAAGAATGATATTTCTAATATATAacataataatttaataatataatttgtttaatctgtgaaatgtagCAGAACTGATTCCACCATTCCCCACAAAGAGAATTCTAGTTTCTAGTTCTGAAGGACTGTTTCAGGCATCACTTATTTTGAGTTATACGCCGGATTAGTCAAAGGCataatgtaaatatttagaGAAACAATTTGGGAAGACTGACTAAAACAATGCTCTTTAAGATTTTGTTTTAATCCTTGGTTTTTATACAAAGCACTTTATATTTATCTAATTGCTTGCTTTTTAAAGTTACTCTGGTTATCTGAGCAATACTAATTTCCGACCAATTTTAGCTAACCGGTAACATGCTGTTTTAACAGAACGCACAGAATTTCTATGACTTGAATAACTCCTCACCTATGGCTGGTTGGCCGGTAGAGGGCAAGACTCCTAATCTCAGGGTGGTGGGTTGGAGCTTCACCTTTGACGCCGCTACTTCTCACAAAAGCGCCGGCACACTGAGAAGGGCGTGCGTGCTGAGCAGGGCCCTGTGCTCGGGGGCCCCGCCAGCAAGGCCGAGGAGCCAAGCTTTGACCTCCCTGGTGGTCTAGTGGTTAGGATTCGGCGCTCTCACCGCcgcggcccgggttcgattcccggtcaGGGAAGCTGCTTTTGCCACCACAGCCTGTGGCCCTGCGTCACGTGAAGCGGAGGTTCGCGTCTTTCGTCCGTGTCGGCGACTTTCAGCCGAGAAATCGACTGACGCGTGGAAGGGCGCGGGCTGACTCTGACACCGTTGAGGTTACAAGTCTTTTTGACACAGTAGCGCTGCAGTGCAAGTGCAAAAACGCGGGCCCCCTAAGATCAGCATGTCTGAGCAGCAGCTTGGGGCGGCCAAACAGCTGCTGCGCGTAGCATGCTTGAAGGCTGGATCAAAGGGAAAAAcctgtccttcgagccggacttgaaccagcgacctaagGATGGCCAGAACTATGcctacagtcctccgctctaccaTCTGAGCTATCGAAGGGCGCAGGGCAGGAACAGGCGCTTACACCAGGTAACCCCCTCGAAATAACTCTGGCGCGCTCTGGTACCTTTTGTCGAGAGCTTTTTGGACAAACATGGCGCCGGCCATCTTCTCAGTGGCCATGAGGGTGGTTGGGCAGCTCTGGACTCAGTCCCAGAGATGGGCTGAGGTTAACAATCAGGAGCACTGAGGGCAAAGGAGAAGGGCTTGGAAGAAGAAGGACATAAGTCACAAATAAGGTAGTTTATGATTACCTGCCACTGAGGCCTCCTCCCAAGCACACACGGGTTGCCGGCCGCCACGCTGTGGTGGAATGGGTGCGGGTGTTGGGAAAGTGTCAAAAAAGGTGTTAACGTCAATAGCCTTCCGGGCCCCTTCATCCAACACCTGCCCCTTCGGCGGTTTGTCGGGCCGTTATGAGTTTTGTGTGGTTCCAGGCTGTCTTTGTGCTGTCTTCTTTTCCAGGTACTTTCTCTTCTTGCCCTT
This window harbors:
- the anxa5b gene encoding annexin A5b, which translates into the protein MAGRGTVKPHSGFDANQDAEVLYKAMKGLGTDEDAILQLLTARSNGQRQQIKAAYKTLYGKDLVDDLKGELGGKFEMLIVGLMTPPILYDVTSLRNAIKGAGTDEKVLIEILASRTANEVKEIISAYKQEYDNDLEEDVTGDTGGHFKRMLVILLQASRQQGIQEGNVQSDAQALFAAGEQKFGTDEDQFITILGNRSAAHLRRVFAEYMKLSGYEIEESIQRETSGNLRDVLLAVVKCARGVPAYFAESLYYAMKGAGTDDQTLIRIMVSRSEVDMLDIRAEFRRMFPTSLHNMIKNDTSGDYRKALLLLCGGDDA